In the genome of Actinomycetota bacterium, the window CATTCCGGCGGTTATTGTCTTGTGTCAACCACCAAAGGAGGTATGCGCATGGAAGCATATAAAGTGCTGCCCGGCCCAGAGGGCTACCTGCCACCGGCCGCCGCAATGCACGGAGCCCAGATTCCCGAGACGGGCGAAGCGCTCGTCGAAGGCGAATGTGTGCCCATGGAAGTCGCAGTCAAGGTGATTGCGAACCGCCTGGTCTCGGCGAAGAACCCCACGTTCTTCCCTGGACCGCTACTTCTGTGGAAGACCACGGAGTATGCACTGGAGCGCGGAGCGCTGATCAGGGAGATCGCCGCCGAAGTCGGAGCCAAGGTCATCCCGATGCCTGACTATCGCCCCAAGTATCCGATGATCGACCCCGCGGTGGAGATCAACCCGAACCATCCCAACCTGACGATCTGGCACAACAAGATCGACGTCGGCGTCTTCATCGGCGTCCACTGTCACCAGGCCAACCTCGCCCTCAAGATCATCCGCGGGGGAACCGACTGTTACACGCTGGCACTGTGCGCCGAGGATGGTCACGAAGAGGCCAACGCCTCGCTCCGGGACGCCAACAACGACGCTCTGAAGATGGTCCTTGCTGCTGTCAAGGAATTGAAGAGCAAGGGAGGAGCTGCCGATGTCTAGGCCCAAGCCGGAGCTGAAAGAGGTCTCGACCTCCTACATGCTGTTCGAAGCCGAGCGCGAGGAGCGTTTCATCACTGGTAGTGAGGCTGTTCGCGAGGCGATCAGGAGGGCCAACATCGATATGGCCATCTCCTACCCGATCACCCCACAGAGCGAGAGCATGC includes:
- a CDS encoding carbon monoxide dehydrogenase, with protein sequence MEAYKVLPGPEGYLPPAAAMHGAQIPETGEALVEGECVPMEVAVKVIANRLVSAKNPTFFPGPLLLWKTTEYALERGALIREIAAEVGAKVIPMPDYRPKYPMIDPAVEINPNHPNLTIWHNKIDVGVFIGVHCHQANLALKIIRGGTDCYTLALCAEDGHEEANASLRDANNDALKMVLAAVKELKSKGGAADV